The Sorangiineae bacterium MSr11954 DNA segment CAGCCCTCGTTGTTCCCCAGCTCGCACGCGCGCTTGGCGTCGGCCAATGCCTCGTCTTTTTTTCCGAGCTCGCGGTACGCGGTCGCGCGCTTCATGAAGCCACGGCCATCCTCGGGGTGAATCGCGATGTACGCGCTCCACAACGTGGGGAGCTCGCCCCACTCGCCCTGACGGCTGAGCGCGTAATAGAGCTGCTCGAGGGCGCGGTAGTCGCCGGGGTTCTGCTTTGCGCGCGCGCGCACCGCGGCGATGCGCTCGGGGGTGGTCGCGTCGGCCAGGGAGATGTGCGCCTGGTGGTATTGCACCGTCGGATCCATGGGACCGAGCGCGCGGGCGAGATCCATCACGTCGAGCGCGCGCTCTCGCTGCCCTGCTTTTTCCAGCTGCCGCGCTTCGTAAATGAGCCCTTGAAGGGTATAGGGATAGGTCGATTTCACGCCATAGCCCGTGGGATCGCAGCGCAGGGCGATGAGCATATCGTTTCCCGCGGCCAGATAGTCATGCCGGTCGAGCTGCACGGCCGCCCGCGCGGCCAAGATGGATGACACCAGCGGGCGCAGCGTATTGGCGCGGTCGAGATCGGCCAGCGCCTCGTCGTAACGCGCGAGCGCGCGGAGCGCCCGGGCGCGGGTCGAGTAGAACTCCCAGTGGTGGATCCGCTCGGTCGTGCCCCGAATCAGCGAGAGCGCCTCCTCGTACTTCTTTTGGGACATGAGAAGATCGGCCCGGTCGCTGTCTTCGTAGCCCGCGAGCACACGCAAACGCGGATTGCGCGTCAACGGGCTCTCGGCCACGAAGGCGCGCATCTTCTCGTAGCTTCCGCCCCAGCGCGGCGTGAGCGTGATGATATAGGGGCCACGCCAGAGGAGGCACGCATCGCAGATGGCGATGCCGCGCTCGCGCATCCGCTCCAGCAAGGCACGGTCGGAGGCAATCCTGGCAACGTTGATGCCGATGCGAACAGCCGACAACGATTTGGGCCGCAACGCGAGCGCGCGCTCGAGATCCGCCACGGACGCTTGGCCCGCGCTCCTTGCCTCCGTGAACTCTTGCTGCGAGGTCTCGCGCGCAAATCGGTCCCCCCGCGCGGCCACCATTTTCCCGAGACGATGGCCACCGCGCGCGATGTAAGGAGCGAACGACTCCGGGGTCGCCGCGACCCAGGCATCGAGATCGGCGTCGATGTCCGCCTCGGAGCTGTCGAACGCCTCGCCGAATTCAACTGGCCAATATTCGTTCTTTGGATCGCGCTCGAACGCGTCCTGGAGCTCTTCGGCATAGGCCGTGAGCTCGCGGTAGCGCCGCACCTGGAGCAATGTCCGGAATCCCACGGTGTCGACGTGCTTCGTGGGGTAGCCGTCGGGATCGCGGCCCTCCTGCCCGACCATGGGCAGCGCGGTTGGAATGGGGCCCGGCGCCATACGAACAATCGCCGTCGCGCGCTCCTGGCGCGTCGCGACACCATGCCGGTCCGCGTAGCGACCGTAATAAACATGCCGTGCAAGAACGTAGAGGCCCCAGGCGAGGGCCACGGATGCGACGAACGCGATGGCCACCCATGGGCGGACGATGCGCGGTTTTGGTGGAGGGGGAGCGGGCGGCGGCGACGGCTGTCGATATGGGACCATGAAAAGGCCGATTGTAGATGGCCTTTCGACGCAGTCCAGCGCGTCATCCCCCCATGACATCGCGAATCCACATCGAAACGACTTGTACGCGCGCGTTGGCCCGGTCGTCCTCGTGGTGGAGCGCCCACACCTCGCGCGGGGCAATGGCGGGGTGT contains these protein-coding regions:
- a CDS encoding DUF4034 domain-containing protein, encoding MVPYRQPSPPPAPPPPKPRIVRPWVAIAFVASVALAWGLYVLARHVYYGRYADRHGVATRQERATAIVRMAPGPIPTALPMVGQEGRDPDGYPTKHVDTVGFRTLLQVRRYRELTAYAEELQDAFERDPKNEYWPVEFGEAFDSSEADIDADLDAWVAATPESFAPYIARGGHRLGKMVAARGDRFARETSQQEFTEARSAGQASVADLERALALRPKSLSAVRIGINVARIASDRALLERMRERGIAICDACLLWRGPYIITLTPRWGGSYEKMRAFVAESPLTRNPRLRVLAGYEDSDRADLLMSQKKYEEALSLIRGTTERIHHWEFYSTRARALRALARYDEALADLDRANTLRPLVSSILAARAAVQLDRHDYLAAGNDMLIALRCDPTGYGVKSTYPYTLQGLIYEARQLEKAGQRERALDVMDLARALGPMDPTVQYHQAHISLADATTPERIAAVRARAKQNPGDYRALEQLYYALSRQGEWGELPTLWSAYIAIHPEDGRGFMKRATAYRELGKKDEALADAKRACELGNNEGCERSTRSIE